Within Mycobacterium heckeshornense, the genomic segment CGCTGCGCACTGGCGTGGAACGTGGAAACCGCGGCGCTGGCCCGCGAACACAACAATGCCCAGCTCATCGGCATCGGCGGCCGAATGCACACGGTGTCCGAAGCGCTCGCGATCGTCGACGCGTTCTTGACCGCACGGTGGTCGAAAGCCGAACGCCACCAACGTCGTATCGACATCCTCGACGAATACGAACGCACCCATGAGGCGCCGCCGGTACCCGGCGCGGAACCCTCGACGGCCGGCTGACCATGCCCGAAGGGCACACCTTGCACCGGCTGGCCCGGCTGCATCAAAGACGTTTCGCCG encodes:
- a CDS encoding ribose-5-phosphate isomerase, which gives rise to MRVYLGSDHAGYDLKQHIIEHLKKSGHEPIDCGAFRYQADDDYPPFCIAAATRTVADPGSLGIVLGGSGNGEQIAANKVPGARCALAWNVETAALAREHNNAQLIGIGGRMHTVSEALAIVDAFLTARWSKAERHQRRIDILDEYERTHEAPPVPGAEPSTAG